The Glycine max cultivar Williams 82 chromosome 12, Glycine_max_v4.0, whole genome shotgun sequence genome window below encodes:
- the LOC100812183 gene encoding uncharacterized protein, with protein sequence MLTIMASRKNHFTSRSHRFLPVASDIHDSVSLTMDLESAFEFDESEIYNSARANNSFEFRRSLHGRGSNSSAKKKPSSSSGDPASVPVNIPDWSKILGDEYRRKNNFHSDNDDDNESYNDERSGRVPPHEFLARNRVASFSVHEGVGRTLKGRDLSTLRNAIWAKTGFQD encoded by the coding sequence ATGCTTACAATAATGGCCAGCAGAAAAAACCACTTCACTTCACGAAGCCACCGTTTTCTCCCTGTGGCCTCAGATATACACGACTCTGTATCCTTAACCATGGATTTGGAATCCGCGTTCGAGTTCGACGAGTCGGAGATTTACAACTCGGCCCGAGCCAACAACTCGTTCGAGTTCCGCAGATCGCTTCACGGCCGCGGCTCTAATTCCTCGGCCAAGAAAAAACCCTCTTCCTCCTCCGGTGATCCGGCTTCGGTGCCGGTCAACATCCCCGACTGGTCCAAGATCCTCGGGGACGAGTACCGGAGGAAGAACAACTTCCACAGCGACAACGACGACGACAACGAGAGTTACAATGATGAGAGGAGTGGGAGGGTGCCACCGCACGAGTTTCTTGCGAGGAATAGGGTAGCTTCGTTCTCCGTGCACGAGGGTGTTGGGAGAACCCTAAAGGGAAGGGATCTCAGCACGCTCCGAAACGCCATTTGGGCCAAAACCGGTTTCCaagactaa